The genomic interval CGTCGCTCGACCGCACCGTGACCCTCACGGGTCCCCTCACCCCCGGCGGGGTCCACCGCATCGCGGAGGACGTCACCCAGGTGGGCGGCAAGGGCGTCAACGTCGCCGTGGGCGTGGCCCGCGCCGACCTCGACGTGCTCGCCGTCGCCCCGGCCGCCGCCGACGATCCGTTCACCGCCCTGCTGCGCAGCTCGGGCATCGCGCACGAGACGAGCCCCGTCGCGGGCGCCGTCCGCACGAACCTCACCGTGCTGTCGCCACCCGACGTCACCACCAAGATCAACGAGCCCGGCGCCACCCTCACGCCCGAGGAGATCGGCGCGCTCGAGCGCCTCCTGCTCGAGCGGGTGGGCGAGGGCGACCTGGTCATGCTCTCGGGCTCGCTCGCCCCCGGCTTCCCGCCCGACGAGTACGCCCGCCTGGTGCGCGACCTGCGCGGCCGTGGCGCGTGGGTGGGCGTCGACACCTCCGACGCCCCGCTGCTCGCCCTGTCCGAGGCGTTCCCCGAGGCGGCCCCCGACTTCCTCAAGCCCAATGCCGAGGAGCTCGGCCAGCTCACGGGTCTCGACGGGCAGGCCCTCGAGGACGCGGCCGCGCGCGGCGACGTCGACGCGATCGCCGAGGCCGCCCGAGCCCTCCTGGCGCGCGGCCTGGGCAGCGTCATGGTGACCCTCGGCGGCTCGGGCGCGGTGCTCGCGACCGCCGACGGCGCCTGGTTCGCCCCCGCGGCCACGGGCGCCCGGGTCGTCTCGACCGTCGGCGCGGGCGACTCCGCGACCGCCGGGTACCTCATCTCGCTCGCCCGCGGCGAGGCGCCCGCCGTGCGCCTGGCACGGGCCGTCGCCTACGGCACCGCCGCCGTGGGCCTGCCCGGCACGACCATCCCCCGACCCGACCAGGTGCACGTCGACGCCGACGCCGTGCGCGCCCTCTGACCCGTATCCACGACACCCGAAGACCGAACCCTCCCGTCCGGGAGGACAACTAGTGAAGGAGCCGGCAATGTCCGACAAGCTCATGACCCCCGACCTCGTCAGGCTGGACGTGGCGCCACCCGGTGACAAGCTCGCCGTGATCGGGCTGATGGCCGACGTCATCTCCGCCACCGGCCGCGCCGAGCGCGACGGCCTCGAGGCGGGACTGCTCAAGCGCGAGGAGTCGTTCGCGACCGGCATGCCCGGTGGCTTCGCGATCCCCCACTGCCGCACCGAGGCCGTGCACGAGGCGGCGCTCGGGTTCCTGCGCCTGTCCGAGCCCGTGGACTTCGGCTCGGCCGACGGCCCCGCCGACCTCGTGATCGGCATCGCCGCCCCGGCGGGCACCGACGACCAGCACCTCAAGCTCCTGGCCCAGCTCTCGCGAGCCCTCATCCGCCCGGAGTTCCTGACCTCGCTGCGCGAGGCGCAGACGCCCGAGGAGGTCGCCGGCCTCGTCATGGGTGTGATCGAGCCCGAGAACGCGCCCGCCTCGCAGGCCGCTCCCGCGGCCGCGGGTGTCTCCGCCTCGGGCGAGGCGGCCCCTGCCGCCGCGCCCGCCGCCTCGAGCGCGGCCGCCTCGGGCGTGCCGACGATCCTCGCGATCACGTCGTGCCCCACCGGCATCGCGCACACCTACATGGCGGCCGAGTCGCTCGAGAACGCCGCGAAGGACAAGGGCATCCCACTGTACGTCGAGACCCAGGGCTCGGGCGGCATCACCCCGTTCACCTCGGAGCAGATCGCCGAGGCGAGCGCGATCATCGTCGCCGCCGACGTCAACATCTCCGGTCGTGAGCGCTTCGCGGGCATGCCGATCATCGAGGTCCCGGTCAAGCGCGGCATCTCCGACGCCCCCGGGCTGCTCGACCAGGCCGTCGCCGCGGCCGGCGACCCGCATGCCAAGCGCGTGCCCGGGGACGGCGGCGGCGCCGCGGCCTCGAGCGAGTCGAGCCAGAGCGCGCAGAGCTGGCCCAAGCGGATCCAGGGCGCCGTGATGACGGGCGTGTCGTACATGATCCCGTTCGTCGCCGCGGGTGGTCTGCTGATGGCCCTCGGCTTCC from Brachybacterium huguangmaarense carries:
- a CDS encoding 1-phosphofructokinase family hexose kinase; this translates as MIITLTANPSLDRTVTLTGPLTPGGVHRIAEDVTQVGGKGVNVAVGVARADLDVLAVAPAAADDPFTALLRSSGIAHETSPVAGAVRTNLTVLSPPDVTTKINEPGATLTPEEIGALERLLLERVGEGDLVMLSGSLAPGFPPDEYARLVRDLRGRGAWVGVDTSDAPLLALSEAFPEAAPDFLKPNAEELGQLTGLDGQALEDAAARGDVDAIAEAARALLARGLGSVMVTLGGSGAVLATADGAWFAPAATGARVVSTVGAGDSATAGYLISLARGEAPAVRLARAVAYGTAAVGLPGTTIPRPDQVHVDADAVRAL